The Aedes albopictus strain Foshan chromosome 2, AalbF5, whole genome shotgun sequence region gagatggagctttgacatattctacgatttttttttgccgaagacgtcaaacctcttaaaaaatttttgaaataataaaatttttatctaacttctagggggattaatcattcattacattatatcaaaagacgccttttaacatgcagaaaatctttgtagaacacgccaaacctctagaaccaaccttaaaaaagttatttattttaatCGCAAAAGCATCGATTTCGGACATTgtaaggcgcaagggtgtccctgagaaaatcatcggcctcattgaagcacagtacagggcattttcgtgcagagtacagcacaacggtgttttgtccgatcccatccgggtcgttgctggagtgaggcaaggatgtaggtatactatcaccgctactgttcctcatcgtaatcgacaagatcctggttggtgcgattgaccatgaaccaaatcgtggattaccatggagcacctaaatgacttcgaactggctgatgatgttgctctcctagctcaacggcgctctgatatgcagagtaagctcgatgatcttgccaatcgctcctcagcggcagatcttaccatcaacgccaacaagaccaaatcgttggttcccttccagctttacgatagctgggcaatcagtggagaatgttcaaAGCTTTCAATATTTTGGTAACCAAGATCGacgtaggtgcacggatcaagaaggcaagggcagattttgcgagtttaagaaatgtatggaaaaacaaccagatcagtcgacgtaccaaaatccgaatttttaactcgaacgtgaaatctgggctgctatacgccagtgaaacctggtgtgtatcagcggagaacatgcAACGGCTGCAGGTATGCATCAAtaaatgcctgcggtatataattcgtgcatggtggcctcacaattggatctctaacgtggagctccatcgtcgatgtcatcaaaagtagatagcgacagaaattcggctgcggtggaaacgaaatctgcaaacaagctttagactggaacccagcaggacatcgcagcagaggcagacccagacgctcatggcagcgcagcctcaataacgaaatcaagcaagtcgacagaaatttgacctgaccacaggtcaaggcgatgactggcaaACGCCCaggggaaatctttcaattcggccctctgcaccaccgtgggtgcccaggactgaaagtaagtaagtaagtatacAATAAACGCGTTTAAATCCACCTCTGAAACCTTTTCTTGGTGGTGCGCCCAGTTGAATTTCACGGTTGCTGGTAGTTTTTCTACCAGATCTTGGAGTAAAATAGGATTGGCAAAATGCCTCTCCATCCCAACCGCTTTCAGGTGACCGCACACATTCTGAACTACCAGTTCAATGTCAtaattttttttaacaagaatGTCATTAGATGTTAAGCTGCTGAGTCTGTTCGCGTATATATTGTTAATTTGGAAAACATCTACGAAAACTGCTCATTCCTATACTGCTCTGAGCACACATTTCCGGAATGTTTCCGCATGGTTGTTGTTCACCTCCAGGTAGAGTACCTATGTTTTCCAAGCTCACTAAACCATTTGCTTGCTTTATTTGTACCGCCAATTAGCCACGAAAACTGCGTTGCGTCCAAAATTTGCGTACCTATACTCCTTTAGGCGACCGGCTGTGGCACCGCATCCGTTCGCCATAACGGGCCATCACATGATTCCGGATTCAAAATTCATCATCATTCAGTGACTTTACAGGCAGGGCGCAGATTCCCGGATACATCAGGTGGCATGGCATGAATAATGCCCGGTGGGCTCACCACACACGTGTTCCAAACCGAAAAATTTTTCGCATTCATGAAAATCCCGTTTGCCAAATTAGTCCCATTCGCGAATGAATGATTGAGCCCTGtggcggtgttttttttttgtttctcacACACACGAGGCATCAAGAATGGCAGTTGTAGGTTTTTCGGAATCGTTGATCAAATTTACATTTCGACGGCGGTGCTCAGAAAAAGTGACTAATCTAAATTGGAAATATGAGCGCGAATCGAACCCGAACCGTGTGCGAGCAGTGCGTTGATTGATCTTCTCGATACGTTTTCTGTTTTCCAGATATCGACGAGTGCGTAGAGCAGGAGCATGGGTGCGACCACTGCCGGAATGCCTACGGTGGGTACGAGTGCACCTGTCCGGCCGGTTACGAGCTCGCTGACGATGACAGGACCTGTCAAGATATAAACGAGTGCGAAGCTTACGGCCGGGATGGAGAGGATGACTACGGCGATGAGGAAGAGGGCAGGGATGGGGTGAGTATTTGCTCACACGAGTGTGTGAATACGGTCGGTTCGTTTGAGTGTAGATGCCCGGATAACTTTCATCTGAATCATGATCGGAGGACGTGCGTGAGAGATTTCTGTGCTGATTTGTACGAGAATCCGAACAAAACGAGATGCTCGCACGAATGTAAGGACGGAACGGAGGGGTTCGTCTGTAGCTGTCCGGAGTTTTACATTTTGGATGAGTATGATCAGAAGACGTGTCGGAATGTCTACAGCTGTGGGGAAGAGTACAAGAAACGATGCAATCCAGGAGTGTGTCGGATGATTGAGGGAGGTGACTATAGGTGCGAGTGTCCTGCGGGGTATCAACAGCATGACCATAGTTGTCACGATATCGATGAATGTGAGTTGGGTAGGCATCTGTGTTCGCACAACTGCCACAATACGGCTGGAGAATACGTATGTAGTTGTCCGAAAGGACTACAATTGTCTACGGATAGTAAAACTTGCGATGACATTGATGAATGCGGAGGACAAGATAATGAGGACCTATGTGGGGACCTGAATTGTCTGAACACTTACGGAAGTTATCGTTGTGTTTGTCCAGAGGGCAAGGAGCTAGACGAATATGGTATCTGCAGACAGATGGATCTATGTACGACCGATAACGGAGGTTGCTCCCATATTTGTACGTTCTTCAACAGAGAAACCTTCTGTGATTGTCCAGATGACATGGAACTGGCAGAAGATGGTAAAACTTGTACTACGATCAACGATTGCAATCTTAACAACGGTGGTTGTTCACATTTCTGTAATCCTGATGGTGACGCACTTTGTAGCTGTCCACAGGGATTCAAGCTAGGTTCCGATCAGCGAATCTGCCATGACATCAACGAATGTCATGAAGACAACGGAGGATGTGAGCAAAACTGTCTCAATTTCGAAGGTGGCTACAAGTGCAGCTGTTATGGTGGTTTCGAACCATCATCGAATGATAACAGTTCCTGCGTAGACATTGATGAATGCTCCACCAGTCAGGGTGGATGTGACCACGTTTGCCACAATACTGAAGGTTCCTTCCACTGCACTTGCCACAGCGGATATCGCCTATCTGAAAACGGTCATTCATGCACGGATATAAACGAATGTGAAATAGCCAATGGAAATTGCTCTCACATCTGTATCAACCTTCTAGGAGGTCATCAGTGTTCCTGCCCAAAAGGCCTCTACTTAATGGAAGACGCGCTAACATGTGAATTTGTCAATGAATGCGAGCTGAACAATGGCGGATGCTCACACGGATGTCATTACGAGCATGGTGTGGTATCCTGTACATGTCCAAAAGGATTCGAATTAGAACGCCACAACTTCAAAACCTGCATCGACATCAACGAGTGCGAACACACAAATGGTGGATGCTCGGACACCTGCACCAATCTGCCGGGAAGTTATCACTGTTCTTGCCCGAAAGGGTTCGATCTCGGCCGTAACCGCCATACATGCGAAGACATCGACGAGTGCATCGAAAACAACGGAAACTGTTCGAACATCTGCATCAATCTACTTGGTGATTACAAATGTGCATGCGAGGCTGGATTCGAGTTGGAAGACGATCAGCAAACTTGTCGCGACGTAGACGAGTGCTCCACGAAGATCCACGATTGCTCTCATATATGCGTGAACGTGCCTGGAACCTTCGAGTGTGAGTGTCCTTCTGGGTTCATCCTCGGGCGGGACAAGTTCTCTTGTGAAGATATCAACGAATGTGAGACTCTGCCGAACAAGGCTGGTTGCGAACATCACTGCATCAACTTGCCTGGCTCGTATCGCTGTGGTTGCGAGGATGGTCATCGGTTAGAGGTAGATAATCGGACCTGTTCGGATATTGATGAGTGCTCTGACGAACTGAAGAAATGCTCTCATGATTGTTTCAATACGAAGGGAGGCTTTGAGTGTTCGTGTCCGTCCGGATTAAGGTTGCATGTAGACAAGGTGACCTGTCTTGATATAGATGAGTGCAAGATCAACAACTTCAACGGAGGTTGTTCACACATCTGCGAAAATCAGCATGGAAGCTTTAAATGTCTATGTCCAGAAGGGATGACTTTAGGTGAAGATCATTCAACATGTGAAGATGTAGATGAGTGTTCAACTCTGAATGGGGGCTGCAGCCAACGATGTGTCAATTTCCCTGGAGGGTATAGATGTGAATGTGAGACTGGATATGCGCTGATGAGTGATAACAAAACTTGCGAAGTTAGCAATCCCTGTGCGCTAAGGAATGGTGGATGCCAACACTTTTGCCATCTTCGGGAAGGCGTTCCTATATGTTCATGCCAAGAAGGATTTGCAGTTGATAAATCCAACTCAGCCAATTGCATAGATATCGACGAGTGTCTATTGCCCAGCACCAACAATTGTCAACAGAAATGCGTCAACACGGAAGGTTCATACACATGCCAATGCAACTCCGGGTACGAGAAGAACGATTTAGGCCAATGTATCGATGTAAACGAATGCCTAGGAAACAACGGAGGATGTGGTTACAAAGCAAAATGTGTTAATCTGGCGGGTAGCCACCGATGTGTATGCCCTCCAGGGCACAAAATGGGCAGGGATCGTAAATCGTGCTTTGAAATAAAAGATCGTTGTAAACCGTTGACATCTCCAAAGAACGGCGATGTAAGATGCTCCCGATCACGGCATAAGACAGAGCTGTACTACCGTACAAAGTGCTTCATTACATGCAACAAAGGCTTCAAACTACTTGGACCAAGTACGAAACATTGCAACGGTACTGGACTATGGGATAAAGAGGAATCGCTATGTGTTCGTAagtataattttgaaattttatgttaGCTCTCTTCAATAATCTTGTTTAAACTTTCAGCTCAGTCTTGTCCTCGGCTCAGTCGTCCAGAGCATGGAACGATCCTTCCAGTTGCCTGCATGTCTGGCAAGATCTTCGCTGGCGAACGTTGTGTCCTTCATTGTAAATCTGGCTACAAACCAGTTGGCAAACGGACTACCGTATGTGACACAGAGCAGAGGTGGACTCCTACGCCGAATCTTCGCTGCGTTCCGATAGCTACCACAACGCCGCCTCCAATGACACCTCACATCCAGTGTCCACCGGATGTCCACGAAGTGCTTCCGGTTGGTCATTACACTATGAAGATTCGATTGGATCAACCGAAGACCAACGTCGATTGGCATCAGTTCGTCGATGCCCACCCGGCATGGGGTAAGCACTTGGAGGCGGAGCTACCTGCCGGTGAGGTCGCAGTGACTTTCCGTGCCAGAAGTCCGAACTCTCCAATGAACGATGTTTGTCGAGTTTTGATCAAGATTAGAGGTGAGTAATAATGAATTTACGAAATGAACTCTGGAACTCAATGGTATTTTCTTCCTAGAACGAAGACATCCGCAGGTTGTCAACTGTCCGGAATCTTTCAACGTTCAACTAGATGGTCATGAGACCTCCCGTTCGGTTTACTGGGTTGAACCGAACTTTGAGACTGATTCAGAGATTAAGCAGCTGTACAAATCCCACAGTCCCGGTCAGGTGTTGATAGCTGGCGTGCACTACGTGAACTACGTAGCGACGGATGCCGATGGGTTGAGTGCCAAATGTAGCTTCGGTATAACCGTTAAAGGTAAGGTATGTTCTATATGTTAAGTTCAAATTAATCTAGCTCTTTTTTGTTCCCAGCTCCCATAGAACCTTACGGACTTCGAAGGACGGTTCACCAGCGTCCACTGGAGACCAACCGGCTCGAAAACCACGAATCCTACCTTATATGTCCGGGCAAGTCTCCCATCCTTGTAGACCCCAACAGCCCCGTAAGTAGACTACACATTGTTTTACACACCATTTGGCATCCTCATCATCGCTGGCCTGTGCACGGTCATAACCAAAGCGGTGAACCGATTGCAGCTACCACTACTACTTCACATCCTACTACTGCTACTACCAGCCGAAGCCGAGTGCTATTGCATAGATCTAACTCCGCATCCAGTACCGTTCGTGCCAATTCAACCGCCAAAACTCCATCCAACAGCTTACACAACAGCAAGATCCCTTCATCGTCCACGGAAAGTAATCATCGCCGCCGTTTTTCCTCGGAAGGCAATACCGATCATCATCGCAATGGTCATAATCTTAACAATCATAGAAAGCAGATCGCTGTTCCTCCCACGCTCCATCGTCCACCCGTGTTCGGTCGAGGGCGCCATCCCAGTTATGGATCTACATCAACTATGGTCCATATTTGGGACTGCTCCGATGAGGAGGATGACTACAACAGCGGTGGCGAACTCGATCGAACGAATGAGTTGGACAGTGGCGAAGATTACGATGAGCAATATGAGGATGAGAGTAATCATATTGCACATCGGTACGATCATTCGGAGTACCTCATCGACATATACCATTGGCTCGTACATCGACGTCGGTATCATCGACCACGGTCTAGTAATTGATTCATTGACTGCTTTGCCATTTAGGGATAAGGAATAGTTGAAAATTGTAATATAATTTGTAGGTGACTAGACTCAATCAGAAGAGTCATCAGAAAAGAATCGTTGTATTTACAGTTCCTATCGATAGGATTGCTTGAGCAAAGATTTTTGCGAAGGTATGTTTCTCGCCATAACAGTATTTATTCAATAAACGTCATTTTCCATCGCCAATTGACTACTTTTACCGACATAATGACAATTCCTTTTGTGTTCTGATTAGGTGTTCGTTGTTGTACTTCATTCACCTTCCAATCATCTTTCAATTCCTATGTTTTCTTTTACAAATTTTCCTTGTATGTGTGAGTAAATAATACCACGTCAACGATCTTTTGAATAAACAtcagttcgtttccgtttttcttTCAAGTTCATTCGCATTAAACCATCACAATATCAATCATGTCATTCAGTCAGACGTCCACCCCGAATGAGTCTCACTTCGGAAATAATCATAATCATTTCAACCTCAGCAAAATCGGCGTCAAGTGCTATGGAAAGGAACATATATTTTTGCTCCGGATTTCGGATCATCGCGACCCACTAGCAATATTGCTACATTCATTGGTAACGACGGCACCGGAAGAGCTGCAATTCGATGAAATTGGTG contains the following coding sequences:
- the LOC109404745 gene encoding uncharacterized protein LOC109404745 isoform X1: MTAASSSWRDNLRPRRTFPMGVMGVRAATAPMVLQIVLLLLTSLVHPSAGQPAGTTTYEDCEQPPEIAHGSARVTVDETEEFVTARYSCTAGYRLEGKAEIRCDIDSDEWQVKQLPRCVSESADESNTQQPQKKRKNSKLQNIQEETTVDSGLASQLDLSCMAQGLIHAPEIDNGYVVKYNRRRKDDHIFLVAFYECDDYYELQPPDTDRLFCSGKQWIGKTPSCVSTRGEDEEDEEDEEEDEDYDEEEEAEIDPELKLSEPESTKDSQQLPEIIPLLPTTTTGPTTEITEHSPDEHHVESSSPTPSEQHKHHVVEEVETRVDHTSPPETHPASEDGKQIEETVTDGEHVEEDEEKEAESDPTDEEPSEVPVKFGTCGVDRGGCDHECHDGHESHPEVWCSCYHGFLLDEHDGRTCHDINECSENNGGCEQTCTNKPGSFECSCQPGLQIDVLDGRTCIDINECLLRNGHGPCQDTCINRWASYSCTCEGLPGTRLSADGHSCEDAGECPKAGCSHQCLSTMGRTYCLCPKGFSLGDDWKTCQDIDECEDPSVAELCPHGCENLHGSYRCRHPEPSSTETPVAPAEDETAEGEEEEEEEDDDDTGDTEEDTHHGNEVDMSPTTSSTTTTEMPEIKPEMVSEGALPEGDIDDDEDDDEGSQLNNELESYSPQIPAIDGSEIDDGDKGQAGADRRQNEVEIHHHPHRHHHGEEKEENVLPEEIEPRTHTSTTTESYLYPPDEDDADEEDDDDYLNPDGEEPVLTTTTTTTTSTTTTMAPRQCRDGLRLNSHGDCEDIDECVEQEHGCDHCRNAYGGYECTCPAGYELADDDRTCQDINECEAYGRDGEDDYGDEEEGRDGVSICSHECVNTVGSFECRCPDNFHLNHDRRTCVRDFCADLYENPNKTRCSHECKDGTEGFVCSCPEFYILDEYDQKTCRNVYSCGEEYKKRCNPGVCRMIEGGDYRCECPAGYQQHDHSCHDIDECELGRHLCSHNCHNTAGEYVCSCPKGLQLSTDSKTCDDIDECGGQDNEDLCGDLNCLNTYGSYRCVCPEGKELDEYGICRQMDLCTTDNGGCSHICTFFNRETFCDCPDDMELAEDGKTCTTINDCNLNNGGCSHFCNPDGDALCSCPQGFKLGSDQRICHDINECHEDNGGCEQNCLNFEGGYKCSCYGGFEPSSNDNSSCVDIDECSTSQGGCDHVCHNTEGSFHCTCHSGYRLSENGHSCTDINECEIANGNCSHICINLLGGHQCSCPKGLYLMEDALTCEFVNECELNNGGCSHGCHYEHGVVSCTCPKGFELERHNFKTCIDINECEHTNGGCSDTCTNLPGSYHCSCPKGFDLGRNRHTCEDIDECIENNGNCSNICINLLGDYKCACEAGFELEDDQQTCRDVDECSTKIHDCSHICVNVPGTFECECPSGFILGRDKFSCEDINECETLPNKAGCEHHCINLPGSYRCGCEDGHRLEVDNRTCSDIDECSDELKKCSHDCFNTKGGFECSCPSGLRLHVDKVTCLDIDECKINNFNGGCSHICENQHGSFKCLCPEGMTLGEDHSTCEDVDECSTLNGGCSQRCVNFPGGYRCECETGYALMSDNKTCEVSNPCALRNGGCQHFCHLREGVPICSCQEGFAVDKSNSANCIDIDECLLPSTNNCQQKCVNTEGSYTCQCNSGYEKNDLGQCIDVNECLGNNGGCGYKAKCVNLAGSHRCVCPPGHKMGRDRKSCFEIKDRCKPLTSPKNGDVRCSRSRHKTELYYRTKCFITCNKGFKLLGPSTKHCNGTGLWDKEESLCVPQSCPRLSRPEHGTILPVACMSGKIFAGERCVLHCKSGYKPVGKRTTVCDTEQRWTPTPNLRCVPIATTTPPPMTPHIQCPPDVHEVLPVGHYTMKIRLDQPKTNVDWHQFVDAHPAWGKHLEAELPAGEVAVTFRARSPNSPMNDVCRVLIKIRERRHPQVVNCPESFNVQLDGHETSRSVYWVEPNFETDSEIKQLYKSHSPGQVLIAGVHYVNYVATDADGLSAKCSFGITVKAPIEPYGLRRTVHQRPLETNRLENHESYLICPGKSPILVDPNSPGRYQRRFYWLPSVRRNQVQTRSLHIPQGCTVRNIQIKKKLARLRHQQQVLQRHLQELEESPNPDPSAIEQHHRKYNNFLRYYSSWDNAYSQQQENHPQQQHRLHHQEEHSYHQQAMQTTSHPRRWFKKRSKDNVEQKEKLAPSSSAAEAPKQQQQDA
- the LOC109404745 gene encoding uncharacterized protein LOC109404745 isoform X2 — protein: MTAASSSWRDNLRPRRTFPMGVMGVRAATAPMVLQIVLLLLTSLVHPSAGQPAGTTTYEDCEQPPEIAHGSARVTVDETEEFVTARYSCTAGYRLEGKAEIRCDIDSDEWQVKQLPRCVSESADESNTQQPQKKRKNSKLQNIQEETTVDSGLASQLDLSCMAQGLIHAPEIDNGYVVKYNRRRKDDHIFLVAFYECDDYYELQPPDTDRLFCSGKQWIGKTPSCVSTRGEDEEDEEDEEEDEDYDEEEEAEIDPELKLSEPESTKDSQQLPEIIPLLPTTTTGPTTEITEHSPDEHHVESSSPTPSEQHKHHVVEEVETRVDHTSPPETHPASEDGKQIEETVTDGEHVEEDEEKEAESDPTDEEPSEVPVKFGTCGVDRGGCDHECHDGHESHPEVWCSCYHGFLLDEHDGRTCHDINECSENNGGCEQTCTNKPGSFECSCQPGLQIDVLDGRTCIDINECLLRNGHGPCQDTCINRWASYSCTCEGLPGTRLSADGHSCEDAGECPKAGCSHQCLSTMGRTYCLCPKGFSLGDDWKTCQDIDECEDPSVAELCPHGCENLHGSYRCRHPEPSSTETPVAPAEDETAEGEEEEEEEDDDDTGDTEEDTHHGNEVDMSPTTSSTTTTEMPEIKPEMVSEGALPEGDIDDDEDDDEGSQLNNELESYSPQIPAIDGSEIDDGDKGQAGADRRQNEVEIHHHPHRHHHGEEKEENVLPEEIEPRTHTSTTTESYLYPPDEDDADEEDDDDYLNPDGEEPVLTTTTTTTTSTTTTMAPRQCRDGLRLNSHGDCEDIDECVEQEHGCDHCRNAYGGYECTCPAGYELADDDRTCQDINECEAYGRDGEDDYGDEEEGRDGVSICSHECVNTVGSFECRCPDNFHLNHDRRTCVRDFCADLYENPNKTRCSHECKDGTEGFVCSCPEFYILDEYDQKTCRNVYSCGEEYKKRCNPGVCRMIEGGDYRCECPAGYQQHDHSCHDIDECELGRHLCSHNCHNTAGEYVCSCPKGLQLSTDSKTCDDIDECGGQDNEDLCGDLNCLNTYGSYRCVCPEGKELDEYGICRQMDLCTTDNGGCSHICTFFNRETFCDCPDDMELAEDGKTCTTINDCNLNNGGCSHFCNPDGDALCSCPQGFKLGSDQRICHDINECHEDNGGCEQNCLNFEGGYKCSCYGGFEPSSNDNSSCVDIDECSTSQGGCDHVCHNTEGSFHCTCHSGYRLSENGHSCTDINECEIANGNCSHICINLLGGHQCSCPKGLYLMEDALTCEFVNECELNNGGCSHGCHYEHGVVSCTCPKGFELERHNFKTCIDINECEHTNGGCSDTCTNLPGSYHCSCPKGFDLGRNRHTCEDIDECIENNGNCSNICINLLGDYKCACEAGFELEDDQQTCRDVDECSTKIHDCSHICVNVPGTFECECPSGFILGRDKFSCEDINECETLPNKAGCEHHCINLPGSYRCGCEDGHRLEVDNRTCSDIDECSDELKKCSHDCFNTKGGFECSCPSGLRLHVDKVTCLDIDECKINNFNGGCSHICENQHGSFKCLCPEGMTLGEDHSTCEDVDECSTLNGGCSQRCVNFPGGYRCECETGYALMSDNKTCEVSNPCALRNGGCQHFCHLREGVPICSCQEGFAVDKSNSANCIDIDECLLPSTNNCQQKCVNTEGSYTCQCNSGYEKNDLGQCIDVNECLGNNGGCGYKAKCVNLAGSHRCVCPPGHKMGRDRKSCFEIKDRCKPLTSPKNGDVRCSRSRHKTELYYRTKCFITCNKGFKLLGPSTKHCNGTGLWDKEESLCVPQSCPRLSRPEHGTILPVACMSGKIFAGERCVLHCKSGYKPVGKRTTVCDTEQRWTPTPNLRCVPIATTTPPPMTPHIQCPPDVHEVLPVGHYTMKIRLDQPKTNVDWHQFVDAHPAWGKHLEAELPAGEVAVTFRARSPNSPMNDVCRVLIKIRERRHPQVVNCPESFNVQLDGHETSRSVYWVEPNFETDSEIKQLYKSHSPGQVLIAGVHYVNYVATDADGLSAKCSFGITVKAPIEPYGLRRTVHQRPLETNRLENHESYLICPGKSPILVDPNSPLHIPQGCTVRNIQIKKKLARLRHQQQVLQRHLQELEESPNPDPSAIEQHHRKYNNFLRYYSSWDNAYSQQQENHPQQQHRLHHQEEHSYHQQAMQTTSHPRRWFKKRSKDNVEQKEKLAPSSSAAEAPKQQQQDA
- the LOC109404745 gene encoding fibrillin-3 isoform X3, translating into MTAASSSWRDNLRPRRTFPMGVMGVRAATAPMVLQIVLLLLTSLVHPSAGQPAGTTTYEDCEQPPEIAHGSARVTVDETEEFVTARYSCTAGYRLEGKAEIRCDIDSDEWQVKQLPRCVSESADESNTQQPQKKRKNSKLQNIQEETTVDSGLASQLDLSCMAQGLIHAPEIDNGYVVKYNRRRKDDHIFLVAFYECDDYYELQPPDTDRLFCSGKQWIGKTPSCVSTRGEDEEDEEDEEEDEDYDEEEEAEIDPELKLSEPESTKDSQQLPEIIPLLPTTTTGPTTEITEHSPDEHHVESSSPTPSEQHKHHVVEEVETRVDHTSPPETHPASEDGKQIEETVTDGEHVEEDEEKEAESDPTDEEPSEVPVKFGTCGVDRGGCDHECHDGHESHPEVWCSCYHGFLLDEHDGRTCHDINECSENNGGCEQTCTNKPGSFECSCQPGLQIDVLDGRTCIDIDECEDPSVAELCPHGCENLHGSYRCRHPEPSSTETPVAPAEDETAEGEEEEEEEDDDDTGDTEEDTHHGNEVDMSPTTSSTTTTEMPEIKPEMVSEGALPEGDIDDDEDDDEGSQLNNELESYSPQIPAIDGSEIDDGDKGQAGADRRQNEVEIHHHPHRHHHGEEKEENVLPEEIEPRTHTSTTTESYLYPPDEDDADEEDDDDYLNPDGEEPVLTTTTTTTTSTTTTMAPRQCRDGLRLNSHGDCEDIDECVEQEHGCDHCRNAYGGYECTCPAGYELADDDRTCQDINECEAYGRDGEDDYGDEEEGRDGVSICSHECVNTVGSFECRCPDNFHLNHDRRTCVRDFCADLYENPNKTRCSHECKDGTEGFVCSCPEFYILDEYDQKTCRNVYSCGEEYKKRCNPGVCRMIEGGDYRCECPAGYQQHDHSCHDIDECELGRHLCSHNCHNTAGEYVCSCPKGLQLSTDSKTCDDIDECGGQDNEDLCGDLNCLNTYGSYRCVCPEGKELDEYGICRQMDLCTTDNGGCSHICTFFNRETFCDCPDDMELAEDGKTCTTINDCNLNNGGCSHFCNPDGDALCSCPQGFKLGSDQRICHDINECHEDNGGCEQNCLNFEGGYKCSCYGGFEPSSNDNSSCVDIDECSTSQGGCDHVCHNTEGSFHCTCHSGYRLSENGHSCTDINECEIANGNCSHICINLLGGHQCSCPKGLYLMEDALTCEFVNECELNNGGCSHGCHYEHGVVSCTCPKGFELERHNFKTCIDINECEHTNGGCSDTCTNLPGSYHCSCPKGFDLGRNRHTCEDIDECIENNGNCSNICINLLGDYKCACEAGFELEDDQQTCRDVDECSTKIHDCSHICVNVPGTFECECPSGFILGRDKFSCEDINECETLPNKAGCEHHCINLPGSYRCGCEDGHRLEVDNRTCSDIDECSDELKKCSHDCFNTKGGFECSCPSGLRLHVDKVTCLDIDECKINNFNGGCSHICENQHGSFKCLCPEGMTLGEDHSTCEDVDECSTLNGGCSQRCVNFPGGYRCECETGYALMSDNKTCEVSNPCALRNGGCQHFCHLREGVPICSCQEGFAVDKSNSANCIDIDECLLPSTNNCQQKCVNTEGSYTCQCNSGYEKNDLGQCIDVNECLGNNGGCGYKAKCVNLAGSHRCVCPPGHKMGRDRKSCFEIKDRCKPLTSPKNGDVRCSRSRHKTELYYRTKCFITCNKGFKLLGPSTKHCNGTGLWDKEESLCVPQSCPRLSRPEHGTILPVACMSGKIFAGERCVLHCKSGYKPVGKRTTVCDTEQRWTPTPNLRCVPIATTTPPPMTPHIQCPPDVHEVLPVGHYTMKIRLDQPKTNVDWHQFVDAHPAWGKHLEAELPAGEVAVTFRARSPNSPMNDVCRVLIKIRERRHPQVVNCPESFNVQLDGHETSRSVYWVEPNFETDSEIKQLYKSHSPGQVLIAGVHYVNYVATDADGLSAKCSFGITVKAPIEPYGLRRTVHQRPLETNRLENHESYLICPGKSPILVDPNSPGRYQRRFYWLPSVRRNQVQTRSLHIPQGCTVRNIQIKKKLARLRHQQQVLQRHLQELEESPNPDPSAIEQHHRKYNNFLRYYSSWDNAYSQQQENHPQQQHRLHHQEEHSYHQQAMQTTSHPRRWFKKRSKDNVEQKEKLAPSSSAAEAPKQQQQDA